One window from the genome of Pirellulales bacterium encodes:
- a CDS encoding radical SAM protein produces MLTLTQRCALVGTSRGCPFPCSFCYENMIGGTGFRRNTTSGMIADIREKKKFFGTNRFWISDSNFGTNPTHTEQTLQSIINADLNCVFSSLCRVEIGSRPHILDLMKKAGMSTVSVGMETLRDEQLTSIEKRQSVDDIRRTIDQIQSHGIAVFGLFMVGFDDDTEDTPWEIIEFCRKEGVAGLSLYCLSEYPALPGRSLPRHRICEDNLDYYSGHFVTTFPRRVRPSVLEQNVYDALLDYYSVSKIIHGLATLDRRSLQFGVPLYWQMRKMAAISKSHCDALRSREERYYSHGGVLHLDLLQASPWLNSALPEDTMECWADAVEHRPASEGPRSESTQLFAAGSEEYGQVNFGNEAPHYATSNCQTSSAIHNSGTGSDTKIFDSEIIR; encoded by the coding sequence ATGCTGACATTGACTCAAAGATGTGCCCTGGTTGGCACTTCTCGGGGATGTCCATTTCCATGCTCTTTCTGCTACGAGAATATGATAGGGGGGACGGGTTTTCGTCGCAATACTACAAGTGGTATGATTGCTGACATTCGGGAAAAAAAGAAGTTTTTCGGGACAAATCGGTTTTGGATTTCAGACAGTAACTTCGGCACAAACCCAACGCATACTGAGCAGACGCTTCAGTCAATTATCAATGCAGATCTGAATTGCGTATTTTCATCCCTTTGCCGCGTAGAAATTGGCAGTCGCCCACACATCCTGGACTTGATGAAAAAGGCAGGGATGTCGACAGTCTCAGTCGGGATGGAAACGCTTCGGGATGAGCAATTGACATCCATTGAAAAACGGCAGAGTGTTGATGACATTCGCCGGACCATCGATCAGATACAGTCTCATGGGATCGCAGTCTTTGGTCTCTTTATGGTCGGATTCGATGATGACACGGAAGATACTCCGTGGGAGATCATCGAGTTTTGTCGAAAGGAGGGGGTCGCTGGACTGAGCCTTTATTGCTTGTCGGAATACCCAGCTCTGCCGGGTAGGTCTCTACCTAGGCATCGAATTTGCGAGGACAATCTTGACTATTATAGTGGCCACTTCGTAACAACTTTTCCGAGACGAGTACGACCAAGTGTCTTAGAACAAAACGTGTATGACGCCCTTCTCGATTACTACAGTGTGTCGAAGATTATTCATGGCTTAGCAACTCTAGACAGACGCTCTCTGCAATTTGGTGTTCCACTTTATTGGCAGATGAGGAAGATGGCCGCTATTTCCAAGTCTCACTGCGATGCATTACGGTCTCGCGAGGAGCGGTATTACTCACATGGGGGTGTTCTTCACTTGGATTTACTCCAAGCTTCTCCGTGGCTCAACTCTGCGCTTCCTGAGGATACGATGGAGTGCTGGGCTGACGCTGTCGAACATCGGCCAGCATCTGAAGGACCGCGATCGGAATCCACTCAGTTGTTCGCAGCTGGTTCGGAGGAGTACGGGCAGGTCAATTTTGGTAACGAGGCACCGCACTACGCAACGAGCAACTGCCAGACATCATCTGCAATTCATAACTCAGGAACAGGCAGTGACACAAAAATTTTCGACAGCGAGATAATCCGATGA
- a CDS encoding lipase family protein — MKKSSATFLTPSYTLTVSVSLGTPVLHRDSNRDLISDVIPKTTEGQSVPSPPAIDTAPFHQDSLSNSTFNWKAALSLALASKLAYESEVSVRSTCLGSARAWGFDSCEFIDVDDTQCFVASSPEIALVSFRGTESRGDWLRNINVPGRTRDYGIVHRGFLGAFQAVESRIRSTITGIHGRKLILTGHSLGGALATVMAAEWQNFMPASWIVTFGQPAVGTGAFQMFFQQHYFGKFFRFVNDDDIVPRVPPGYRHVGRLLHFDARGNLQNGQTLPQTEHLGVESLQLESQNQGLPMLSEAEYEVLQSRIGQEVVRVNRSLSESVSRPQSEGFFPSVNDHSLDKYIAKIIAKVGSR; from the coding sequence ATGAAAAAGTCTTCAGCTACTTTTCTGACACCATCGTATACATTGACAGTGTCAGTGTCATTGGGAACACCCGTACTTCATCGGGATTCGAACAGAGATCTGATTTCCGATGTAATTCCCAAAACGACGGAAGGTCAATCAGTACCTTCACCGCCGGCGATTGACACCGCACCGTTCCACCAGGACTCCCTCTCGAACTCGACCTTCAACTGGAAGGCCGCCTTGTCGTTGGCGCTCGCGAGCAAACTGGCTTATGAGTCCGAAGTGAGTGTCAGGTCGACGTGCCTTGGCTCGGCGAGAGCATGGGGGTTCGATTCCTGTGAGTTCATAGATGTCGATGACACGCAATGCTTTGTCGCGTCGTCCCCTGAAATCGCGTTAGTCTCATTTCGCGGAACCGAAAGTCGTGGCGACTGGCTGCGAAACATAAATGTTCCTGGTCGAACACGTGACTACGGAATTGTACACCGGGGGTTCCTCGGCGCTTTTCAAGCCGTCGAGTCTCGAATAAGGTCGACTATAACAGGAATCCACGGGCGAAAGCTCATTTTGACAGGTCATAGTTTGGGCGGAGCTCTTGCAACTGTGATGGCTGCCGAGTGGCAAAATTTCATGCCAGCATCCTGGATCGTGACATTTGGACAACCCGCTGTCGGTACCGGTGCTTTTCAAATGTTCTTCCAGCAACACTACTTCGGTAAGTTCTTCCGTTTTGTGAATGACGACGACATCGTGCCCCGTGTACCTCCGGGTTATAGGCATGTAGGTCGCTTGCTGCATTTCGATGCACGAGGCAACCTACAGAATGGTCAGACTCTGCCACAGACAGAACACCTTGGCGTAGAGTCGCTGCAATTGGAATCGCAAAACCAAGGTTTGCCCATGCTGAGTGAAGCTGAGTACGAAGTCCTCCAATCGCGGATTGGACAGGAGGTTGTTCGGGTGAATCGTTCGTTGTCGGAATCAGTCTCACGACCGCAATCAGAAGGTTTCTTCCCCAGTGTCAACGATCACAGCCTTGACAAATACATCGCCAAGATTATCGCCAAGGTGGGATCTAGGTAG
- a CDS encoding DNA/RNA non-specific endonuclease, whose translation MPRDASFLALRRKLSKVAGANKLESLALGRTTRPVVESGLENLPGNSPGIRGALDYLVTRSIDADAVALRKLENGDFEDISPRERRHLEAIVEEDGRPVVFIIDDQYDVLPAPWTQLNVDPVRTRINTVIPSIGRIEDISGGIPQHIGTGFIVGPNLMMTNRHVAEAFVRGVGRVRNQLSFVPGIESAIDFRRENELEPNDLSTSFRLTDVVMIHPYWDMALFRVDGLTTANGTLRMSVRAPEDLIGRNIVAIGYPGRGKDRSRRAVRLERKVFGTTFGVKRLAPGEIEVRERIESFDHIVPAMTHDSSTLAGNSGSAIVDIETGEVVGLHFAGITLKANYSVPMFELARDPRVVDAGVNFVGSVPSTDEWDRVWRGIESLSGGGVTSAAIPDTQVISNQTGNQTATWTIPIQVSITLAQPVMGAADVPMTAPVSAAREATFQVPVIHPDLELRTGYDPNFLELDGGEMVPLPQLTAAGVNAVSQLGDGSHELKYHRFSVVMHKHRRLALFTASNVSWQPGDKFLSDGHKPTRDELNGFEDDNTQEAWVIDPRIPTEEQLPDKFFIKDQGAFDRGHLVRRDDVAWGDSFEDMQKGNGDTFHTTNCSPQVAKFNQATKGVDNWGDLENMIADETTTERVIMFSGPVLDPADKRFNGVDSSGPVKIQIPKQFWKIIVAKTEDGPKAFGFVLKQKLTSVPLEFAVPEDWEPYQVPISEIEDLMFGLVEFSWCKERDSMDL comes from the coding sequence ATGCCCAGAGACGCCTCATTTCTAGCCCTTCGTAGAAAGCTTTCCAAGGTTGCCGGAGCCAACAAGCTGGAATCGCTGGCATTAGGGAGAACGACTCGGCCAGTGGTTGAGAGTGGTCTAGAAAACCTGCCTGGCAATTCCCCTGGAATCAGGGGAGCGTTGGATTATCTTGTAACACGATCGATTGATGCGGACGCTGTGGCTCTGCGTAAACTGGAGAACGGCGACTTTGAAGACATCTCACCCCGCGAGCGTAGGCATCTCGAAGCGATTGTCGAAGAAGATGGCCGCCCGGTTGTGTTCATCATCGACGATCAATATGACGTGCTCCCGGCACCATGGACGCAACTCAATGTAGATCCAGTACGCACGCGCATCAATACGGTGATTCCATCCATCGGTCGCATTGAAGATATCTCCGGAGGAATCCCGCAGCACATCGGCACCGGCTTTATCGTCGGCCCAAATCTCATGATGACGAACCGGCACGTGGCGGAGGCCTTCGTGCGCGGTGTGGGTCGTGTCCGCAATCAACTGTCCTTCGTGCCCGGGATTGAGTCAGCGATTGATTTCCGACGTGAAAACGAACTCGAACCCAATGATCTTTCCACCAGTTTCCGCCTGACCGACGTGGTTATGATACACCCATATTGGGACATGGCGCTGTTCCGGGTCGATGGACTTACCACAGCGAATGGTACACTACGAATGTCAGTACGAGCACCAGAGGATCTGATCGGTCGTAATATCGTGGCGATTGGCTATCCCGGACGAGGCAAGGATCGGTCTCGTCGTGCAGTACGGCTAGAACGAAAAGTATTTGGGACAACCTTTGGCGTCAAGCGCCTGGCTCCTGGCGAGATCGAGGTTCGAGAACGAATCGAGAGCTTCGACCACATTGTACCCGCAATGACCCACGACAGTTCCACGCTAGCCGGAAATTCGGGTTCCGCTATTGTCGATATTGAAACAGGAGAGGTGGTGGGGCTACATTTTGCTGGCATAACGCTCAAAGCGAACTACTCGGTGCCGATGTTCGAACTGGCCCGTGATCCGCGCGTAGTGGATGCAGGTGTTAACTTTGTGGGCAGCGTTCCGTCGACTGACGAATGGGACCGCGTATGGCGCGGCATCGAGTCACTGAGCGGCGGCGGAGTCACGTCTGCAGCCATTCCAGATACTCAAGTCATTTCCAATCAGACTGGAAACCAGACGGCCACTTGGACGATTCCTATCCAAGTCTCAATTACATTGGCACAACCAGTAATGGGGGCTGCCGACGTACCAATGACGGCACCCGTTAGCGCCGCTCGCGAAGCGACGTTTCAAGTCCCGGTCATTCATCCCGACCTGGAACTGCGGACTGGATATGATCCGAACTTTTTAGAGCTCGACGGTGGTGAAATGGTCCCTCTCCCGCAACTCACAGCGGCTGGGGTAAATGCCGTTTCTCAGCTGGGAGATGGCAGCCATGAACTGAAGTACCACCGATTCTCCGTCGTCATGCATAAGCATCGTCGACTGGCGCTTTTCACGGCTTCCAACGTCAGTTGGCAACCCGGCGACAAATTCCTGTCCGACGGTCATAAGCCGACTCGCGATGAACTCAACGGCTTCGAGGATGACAATACACAAGAAGCCTGGGTAATTGACCCGCGTATTCCTACCGAAGAGCAATTGCCTGACAAGTTCTTCATCAAGGATCAAGGGGCCTTCGACCGCGGTCATCTTGTCCGCCGAGATGATGTGGCCTGGGGGGACTCATTCGAGGACATGCAAAAGGGGAATGGCGACACGTTCCACACAACGAACTGTTCACCACAAGTGGCCAAGTTCAATCAGGCTACGAAAGGTGTCGACAATTGGGGCGACCTCGAAAACATGATTGCAGACGAAACGACAACCGAACGGGTGATCATGTTTTCTGGGCCAGTTCTCGATCCAGCCGATAAACGTTTTAATGGAGTAGATTCCAGCGGACCGGTCAAAATTCAAATCCCTAAGCAGTTCTGGAAGATCATTGTTGCAAAGACAGAAGACGGCCCCAAAGCCTTTGGCTTTGTGCTCAAACAGAAATTAACAAGCGTTCCACTGGAATTTGCTGTACCTGAGGACTGGGAGCCCTACCAAGTGCCGATCTCCGAAATCGAGGACTTAATGTTCGGCCTCGTTGAATTCAGTTGGTGTAAAGAGCGAGACTCTATGGATTTATAG